Proteins encoded in a region of the Oryctolagus cuniculus chromosome 10, mOryCun1.1, whole genome shotgun sequence genome:
- the TIMM21 gene encoding mitochondrial import inner membrane translocase subunit Tim21, giving the protein MIGNLLRAARCAEKLHRCSGKRWFSPHVVLHRSCLKPGPRLTWGRQEPRRTPRPEPGLGAGQKALWTGCPSPRKAEEDSSKQVSVHGAQGRDPAVSASQKVKEAGRDFSYLLVVLIGIGITGGLFYTIFKELFSASSPHKIYGKALEKCRSHPEVIGVFGEPVKGYGEMTRRGRRQHVSFIEYVKDGLKYMRVKFYIEGSEPGKQGTVHVEVKENPKTGECDFRYIFVEVGSYPGRTIVIEDNRFQEN; this is encoded by the exons ATGATCGGTAACTTGCTCCGGGCTGCGCGGTGTGCGGAGAAGCTGCACAGGTGTTCGGGCAAGCGCTGGTTTTCGCCACACGTGGTGCTTCACAGATCGTGCCTGAAGCCCGGGCCCCGTTTGACATGGGGGCGGCAAGAGCCGCGGAGAACCCCGCGGCCCGAACCTGgcctcggcgccggccagaagGCCCTTTGGACCGGGTGCCCGAGCCCCCGGAAGGCCGAGGAGGACAGCAGCAAGCAGGTGTCCGTGCACGGAGCTCAGGGAAGGGACCCGGCCGTCTCAGCCTCACAGAAAG TGAAAGAAGCTGGAAGAGACTTTTCCTACTTGCTAGTGGTGCTTATTGGAATCGGCATCACAG GTGGCTTGTTTTACACgattttcaaagaacttttttCTGCATCCAGTCCTCATAAGATAtatgggaaagcattagaaaaatGCAGATCACACCCTGAG GTGATCGGTGTCTTTGGTGAGCCTGTCAAAGGCTATGGTGAGATGACGAGACGTGGCCGAAGGCAGCATGTCAG TTTTATTGAATATGTAAAAGATGGGCTGAAATACATGCGTGTGAAATTCTACATCGAGGGCTCCGAGCCAGGGAAGCAAGGAACAGTGCACGTGGAAGTGAAAGAG aacCCAAAGACTGGCGAGTGTGATTTTCGATATATATTTGTAGAAGTTGGATCTTATCCTGGAAGAACTATTGTCATTGAGGATAATCGATTTCAAGAGAATTAA